A window of Streptomyces sp. DG1A-41 contains these coding sequences:
- a CDS encoding response regulator transcription factor yields the protein MTTTSPQGRTELLRPDGSPVRVLVVDDEMSITELLSMALRYEGWQIRSAGDGQGAIQTARDFRPDAVVLDMMLPDMDGLAVLGRLRRELPDVPVLFLTAKDAVEDRIAGLTAGGDDYVTKPFSLEEVVARLRGLIRRSGAADRRSDSMLVVGDLTLDEDSHEVTRGGDNIHLTATEFELLRFLMRNPRRVLSKAQILDRVWSYDFGGQANVVELYISYLRRKIDAGREPMIHTRRGAGYLIKPAAS from the coding sequence ATGACCACGACCTCGCCCCAAGGGCGCACCGAACTGCTGAGGCCGGATGGGAGCCCCGTCCGAGTGCTTGTGGTGGACGACGAGATGTCGATCACCGAGCTGCTGTCCATGGCCCTCCGTTACGAGGGCTGGCAGATCCGGAGCGCCGGAGACGGCCAGGGCGCCATCCAGACCGCGCGTGACTTCCGGCCCGACGCCGTGGTCCTCGACATGATGCTGCCCGACATGGACGGGCTCGCGGTTCTCGGCCGGCTGCGCCGTGAGCTGCCCGACGTGCCGGTTCTCTTCCTCACCGCCAAGGACGCCGTCGAGGACCGGATCGCCGGGCTGACGGCCGGTGGGGACGACTACGTCACCAAGCCGTTCAGCCTCGAAGAGGTCGTCGCGCGACTGCGCGGGCTGATACGGCGGTCCGGTGCCGCCGACCGGCGCTCCGACTCCATGCTGGTCGTCGGCGACCTCACCCTCGACGAGGACAGCCACGAGGTCACCCGGGGCGGTGACAACATCCACCTGACCGCGACCGAGTTCGAGCTGCTGCGGTTCCTGATGCGCAATCCGCGGCGCGTGCTCAGCAAGGCGCAGATCCTCGACCGCGTGTGGTCGTACGACTTCGGCGGGCAGGCCAACGTCGTCGAGCTGTACATCTCGTATCTGCGGCGGAAGATCGACGCGGGGCGGGAGCCGATGATCCACACCCGGCGTGGTGCCGGTTACCTGATCAAGCCCGCGGCGTCATGA
- a CDS encoding DUF2797 domain-containing protein, giving the protein MAQAWKCSGLRWSADGPVLAWDGGRRSALTWGKRVAFEVAEGGVRTCVGARGYACPTGAAVSGRSTGARCEECARLDRAHSVAADTIADDPRPYHVYLAWFGPGMVKVGITAEERGSARLLEQGAVCFSWLGVGPLMAARRTEELLRAALRVPDRIPYVAKRAVRAVLPEAAADRAVEVAELHARAVALCEWPESLVREPLRVVDHVEVFGLAGLPVAVGEVAELVAGGAVSGELVAAAGPDLHLATGGGVVVLDTRLMSGWGLVPAAEGTELTVPVRGFKEEVGMQDGLF; this is encoded by the coding sequence ATGGCACAGGCGTGGAAGTGCTCGGGGCTGCGGTGGTCGGCGGACGGTCCCGTGCTGGCGTGGGACGGCGGGCGGCGCAGTGCGCTGACCTGGGGAAAGCGGGTGGCCTTCGAGGTCGCGGAAGGGGGCGTGCGGACGTGCGTGGGGGCTCGGGGGTACGCGTGCCCGACGGGGGCGGCCGTGTCGGGGCGGAGTACGGGGGCGCGGTGCGAGGAGTGTGCGCGGCTGGACCGGGCGCACTCCGTGGCCGCCGACACGATCGCGGACGACCCACGGCCGTATCACGTGTACTTGGCGTGGTTCGGGCCCGGCATGGTCAAGGTCGGGATCACGGCGGAGGAGCGGGGCTCCGCGCGGCTGCTCGAGCAGGGGGCCGTGTGCTTCAGCTGGCTCGGAGTCGGGCCGCTCATGGCCGCTCGGCGCACCGAGGAGCTGTTGCGGGCCGCGCTGCGGGTGCCCGACCGGATTCCATACGTCGCGAAGCGGGCCGTGCGGGCCGTGCTTCCGGAGGCGGCGGCTGACCGGGCCGTCGAGGTCGCCGAGTTGCATGCGCGGGCGGTCGCTCTGTGTGAGTGGCCGGAGTCGCTCGTGCGGGAGCCTCTGCGCGTTGTCGACCACGTGGAGGTGTTCGGGCTCGCCGGGCTGCCCGTCGCCGTCGGGGAGGTGGCCGAGCTCGTCGCCGGTGGGGCCGTGAGCGGGGAGCTCGTGGCCGCTGCCGGGCCCGATCTGCATCTGGCGACCGGGGGTGGCGTCGTCGTGCTGGATACGCGGCTGATGAGCGGGTGGGGGCTCGTGCCTGCCGCCGAGGGTACGGAATTGACCGTTCCGGTGAGGGGGTTCAAGGAGGAGGTGGGAATGCAGGACGGGTTGTTCTGA